One window from the genome of Rariglobus hedericola encodes:
- the purE gene encoding 5-(carboxyamino)imidazole ribonucleotide mutase, whose product MAKPLVGIIMGSTSDWSTMEHAAQTLKALGIAAEHHVVSAHRTPDKMYDYAKTAEKRGLKVIIAGAGGAAHLPGMTAALTPLPVLGVPVESHTLKGVDSLYSIVQMPGGIPVATFAIGKAGAINAALFAAAILATGGDKKVKKALDAFRAEQTSKVLAAKLP is encoded by the coding sequence ATGGCCAAGCCACTTGTCGGCATTATCATGGGCAGCACGTCGGACTGGAGCACGATGGAGCATGCCGCGCAGACGCTCAAAGCCCTCGGCATCGCCGCCGAGCATCACGTCGTCTCGGCGCATCGCACGCCCGACAAGATGTATGACTACGCGAAAACCGCCGAAAAACGCGGCCTCAAGGTCATCATCGCCGGTGCCGGTGGCGCCGCTCACTTGCCCGGCATGACCGCCGCGCTCACGCCGCTGCCCGTGCTCGGTGTTCCTGTGGAGTCGCACACGCTAAAGGGCGTCGATTCACTATATTCAATCGTGCAAATGCCCGGCGGCATTCCCGTGGCGACTTTTGCCATCGGCAAGGCCGGTGCGATCAACGCCGCGCTGTTTGCCGCCGCCATCCTCGCGACGGGTGGCGACAAAAAGGTGAAGAAGGCCCTCGATGCTTTCCGTGCCGAACAGACCAGCAAGGTGCTGGCGGCGAAATTGCCCTGA